One region of Cottoperca gobio chromosome 19, fCotGob3.1, whole genome shotgun sequence genomic DNA includes:
- the tubgcp2 gene encoding LOW QUALITY PROTEIN: gamma-tubulin complex component 2 (The sequence of the model RefSeq protein was modified relative to this genomic sequence to represent the inferred CDS: inserted 1 base in 1 codon; deleted 1 base in 1 codon), translating into MSEFRIHHDVNELLSLLHVRGGDGAEGYIDLLQKHRTPYVTTTVSSHSAKVKLAEFSKTPEDFLRKYEELKSKNVRNLDPLVYLLSKLCEDKETLQFLQQNAKERSESSATTTSTTTTSYTLPQTSTKMSMQELDELRKKLGNVTASSNAPLPAEVTRKMLRDKHNKKNPTQPNPVFPNWVYDRPALLGDFITSPNPTGDPAVAIGTLPLPAQEQALVEDLLFVLVGVDGRDITAQPVLGRQNRSFIVDSTLDMSIKELVNRILPVASYYSTITRFIEEKSSFEYGQVNHALTAAMRTLMKEYLILVTQLEHLQRQGLLSLQKLWFYIQPTMRTMEILASIASSVDKGECMGGSTLSLLHDRTFNYTGDSQAQELCLYLTKAASVPYFEILEKWTYRGIINDPYSEFMVEEHELQKEKIQEDYNDKYWDERYTIVQHRIPSFLQKMADKILSTGKYLNVVRECGRDVTCPDAKEVLYTXKERVYVEQIEKAYNYASKVLLAFLMEEKELVSRLRSIKHYFLMDKGDFFVHFMDLTEEELKKPVDDIVPPRLEALLELALRMSTANTDPFKDDLKIELMPHDVITQLLRVLSIETKQEKAIINADSTDVGLSGLEAFSFDYIVKWPLSLIINRKALTRYQMLFRHIFYCKHVERLLCNVWISNKDFKLFTSHCAKWIAAAFALRQRMLNFVQNIQYYMMFEVMEPTWHIMENNLKTASNIDDVLCHHTSFLDNCLKDCMLTNPELLRIFSKLMSVCVMFTSCMQRFTQTMRLERLSLEQGTMVGPPTQSEHAEEAEKKRVTAKLLAELAETLQSEAGFEATIRKFDSNFSMLLLDLLDKLSIYSTNDCEHSMISIIYRLDFNGFYTERLEKMAIERSQKASA; encoded by the exons ATGAGTGAGTTCAGGATCCACCATGATGTGAACGAGTTGCTGAGCCTCCTCCATGTCCGAGGAGGTGATGGAGCAGAGGGCTACATAGACCTACTGCAGAAACACAGGACTCCCTATGTTACAACTACAGTGTCTTCTCACAGTGCCAAG GTCAAATTAGCAGAGTTTTCTAAAACCCCCGAGGACTTCTTGAGGAAGTACGAGGAGCTCAAGTCCAAAAATGTTCGAAACCTCGACCCTTTAGTCTATCTGCTCTCCAAACTCTGTGAGGATAAAGAG ACACTCCAGTTTCTGCAGCAGAATGCCAAAGAGAGGTCAGAGTCCTCCGCGACCACAACGTCAACCACAACCACCAGTTACACTCTGCCCCAGACCAGCACCAAGATGTCCATGCAGGAACTGGATGAGCTGCGAAAGAAGCTCGGAAATGTGACGGCGAGCTCCAACGCTCCTCTG CCTGCTGAAGTCACACGGAAGATGCTGAGGGACAAACACAACAAGAAGAACCCCACCCAGCCCAACCCCGTGTTTCCTAACTGGGTGTACGACCGTCCTGCTCTCCTGGGAGACTTCATCACCAGCCCCAACCCAACAGGAGATCCAGCTGTGGCCATCG GTACGCTACCCCTGCCTGCTCAGGAACAAGCTCTGGTGGAGGATCTGCTGTTTGTCCTGGTTGGAGTTGACGGCAGAGACATCACAGCTCAGCCTGTACTGGGGAGGCAGAACCGCTCCTTCATCGTCGATTCAACGCTGGACATGTCAATCAAAGAGCTGGTCAACAGAATATTACCAGTTGCGTCGTATTACTCCACTATAACACG CTTCATTGAGGAGAAGTCATCCTTTGAGTACGGCCAAGTCAACCACGCGCTGACTGCGGCAATGAGGACCCTGATGAAAGAGTACCTGATCCTGGTCACTCAGCTGGAGCACCTGCAGCGCCAGGGTCTGCTGTCCCTGCAGAAGCTCTGGTTTTACATCCAGCCCACTATGAGGACCATGGAGATACTGGCCTCCATTG CGTCCTCGGTGGACAAAGGAGAGTGTATGGGTGGGTCGACACTGAGCCTTCTTCACGATCGCACCTTCAACTACACCGGTGACAGCCAGGCTCAGGAGCTGTGTCTCTACCTCACTAAAGCCGCCAGCGTCCCGTACTTTGAAATACTGGAGAAGTGGACGTACAGGGGCATCATCAATGATCCTTACAG TGAGTTCATGGTGGAAGAGCATGAGCTGCAGAAAGAGAAGATCCAGGAGGACTACAATGATAAGTATTGGGATGAGAGGTACACCATCGTACAACATCGGATTCCCTCTTTCCTACAGAAAATGGCAGACAAAATATTAAGCACtg GGAAGTACCTCAATGTGGTGCGGGAGTGCGGCCGTGATGTAACCTGTCCTGATGCTAAGGAGGTCCTGTACA CTAAGGAGAGGGTGTATGTGGAGCAGATAGAGAAAGCTTACAACTACGCCAGCAAGGTTCTGCTGGCCTTCCTcatggaggagaaggagctggTGTCACGTCTGAG ATCCATCAAGCACTACTTTTTGATGGACAAAGGTGATTTCTTTGTGCACTTCATGGACCTGACGGAGGAAGAGCTGAAGAAGCCGGTGGACGACATCGTTCCTCCCAGACTGGAAGCTCTGCTGGAGCTGGCTCTGAGGATGAGCACAGCCAACACGGACCCCTTCAAAGACGACCTCAAG ATTGAATTAATGCCTCATGACGTCATCACCCAGCTGCTGCGGGTGCTGTCCATCGAGACCAAACAGGAGAAGGCCATCATTAACGCAGACTCCACAGACGTGGGCCTCAGCGGT CTGGAGGCCTTCTCCTTCGACTACATCGTCAAGTGGCCGCTCTCGCTCATCATCAACAG GAAAGCCCTGACGAGGTACCAGATGTTGTTCCGACACATATTTTACTGCAAACACGTGGAGAGGCTGCTGTGCAACGTGTGGATCAGCAACAAAGATTTCAAGCTGTTCACCTCACATTGTGCCAAATG GATTGCTGCTGCGTTCGCCCTCCGACAGCGCATGCTCAACTTTGTGCAGAACATCCAGTACTACATGATGTTTGAGGTGATGGAGCCCACCTGGCACATCATGGAGAACAACCTGAAAACA GCGTCTAACATCGATGACGTGCTTTGCCATCACACCAGCTTCCTGGACAACTGCCTGAAGGACTGCATGCTGACCAACCCCGAGCTGCTCAGGATCTTCTCCAAACTCATGTCTGTCTGCGTCATGTTCACAAGCTGCATGCAG CGGTTCACTCAGACTATGAGGTTAGAGCGCCTCTCTCTGGAGCAAGGGACTATGGTTGGGCCTCCCACTCAAAGCGAACATGCTGAGGAAGCGGAGAAGAAGAGGGTGACCGCAAAG TTATTAGCCGAGCTTGCCGAAACCCTCCAGTCCGAAGCAGGCTTTGAAGCCACCATCAGGAAGTTTGATAGTAACTTCAGCATGCTGCTGTTGGACCTGCTGGACAAGCTGAGCATCTACAGCACCAACGACTGCGAGCACAGCATGATCAGCATCATCTACAG GCTGGATTTCAATGGATTCTACACGGAGCGGCTGGAGAAGATGGCCATAGAGCGAAGTCAGAAAGCATCTGCGTAG
- the slc16a5a gene encoding monocarboxylate transporter 6, whose product MTPGNGIGEMGDGCLHPEASGDLEEADSMEKVQGANDCDSEERGQRSERRDSVAVTGAVIAPDGGWGWVVLAATIIVLALTLAFPSCVGIFYIDLQNEFHATNSETSWVPSIMTSVLHAGGPFCSVLVGRLGCRATVMLGGVLSGLGMAASSFTQSISQLYVTAGVITGLGFCFSFQPAVTILGHYFVRRRAFANAMSSTGTALGLCVLPFLGNYLHTELGWRGSFLVLGAVLLNCCVCGAVMRPLLPPWHRGQPLMNHGPPPPEEENVTKEKGRMSRIWNFVLTSLRNHMAFDQFYHNSRYCVYSIGITWMMLGFVVPLVYLVPYATANDMEQSRAALLLSILGMVNIVVRPPFGIIFSMPWFKGRHIYLFSSALLVNGLSNIICCIGPSFPVLLTYVVIYGLSMSVVGSLMFTVLMDIVEMSCFPSALGLLAIMESITLLIGPPLAGVLIDRTGQYFHVFFACSAVVASSAVFLFVSFYWLDKEDRKLSKQGQPSTPLEPARPAVDLSPGCQYSSVPTEGDKDKAVSDEYITSL is encoded by the exons ATGACTCCTGGAAATGGAATCGGAGAGATGGGAGATGGTTGCCTCCACCCGGAGGCCTCTGGAGACCTCGAGGAGGCCGACAGTATGGAGAAAGTTCAAGGGGCCAACGACTGTGACTCTGAGGAGCGGGGCCAGCGAAGTGAACGCAGAGACTCCGTGGCTGTGACAGGAGCAGTCATAGCTCCAGATGGCGGTTGGGGCTGGGTGGTGCTGGCTGCCACCATCATAGTCCTGGCTTTGACCCTGGCCTTCCCCTCCTGTGTGGGAATCTTCTACATTGACCTGCAGAATGAGTTCCACGCCACCAACAGTGAGACCTCCTGGGTGCCCTCCATCATGACATCAGTGCTTCATGCAGGAG GTCCCTTTTGTAGCGTGTTGGTGGGGAGACTTGGTTGCCGAGCGACAGTCATGTTGGGTGGTGTCCTGAGTGGGCTCGGAATGGCTGCCAGCTCATTTACCCAGTCCATCTCACAGCTCTACGTCACAGCCGGGGTTATTACAG GActtggtttctgtttcagcTTCCAGCCAGCGGTGACGATCCTCGGTCACTACTTTGTGCGTCGTCGTGCGTTTGCCAACGCGATGTCCTCCACTGGCACGGCGCTGGGACTGTGCGTTCTACCTTTCCTGGGTAACTACCTCCACACAGAGCTGGGCTGGAGGGGCAGCTTCCTTGTGTTGGGGGCCGTCCTGCTGAACTGCTGTGTGTGCGGAGCAGTGATGAGGCCCCTGCTGCCCCCCTGGCATCGAGGCCAGCCGCTGATGAACCACGGACCCCCTCCGCCTGAGGAGGAAAATGTGACAAAGGAAAAAGGGAGGATGAGTAGGATATGGAACTTCGTTTTGACTTCTCTGAGAAATCACATGGCCTTTGATCAGTTCTACCACAACTCACGTTACTGTGTGTACTCCATCGGCATCACCTGGATGATGCTCGGGTTTGTGGTGCCTTTGGTGTATCTGGTTCCGTACGCCACAGCTAACGACATGGAGCAGAGCCGCGCCGCGCTGCTGCTCTCCATCCTGGGTATGGTCAACATCGTAGTGCGACCACCCTTCGGCATAATCTTCAGCATGCCCTGGTTCAAAGGGCGACACATTTACTTGTTTTCCTCTGCGTTGCTGGTCAACGGGCTCAGTAACATTATCTGCTGCATCGGGCCCAGCTTCCCCGTGCTGCTTACTTATGTAGTGATCTACGGGCTGTCCATGAGTGTGGTGGGCTCCCTGATGTTCACCGTCCTCATGGATATCGTGGAGATGAGCTGCTTCCCCTCAGCTCTGGGCCTGCTCGCTATCATGGAGAGCATCACGCTGCTCATCGGGCCACCACTAGCAG gagTGCTGATCGACAGAACAGGCCAGTATTTCCACGTCTTCTTTGCCTGCAGTGCCGTTGTtgcctcctccgctgtgttcctctttgtgtcattttactGGCTTGACAAAGAGGACAGGAAGTTGTCAAAGCAGGGTCAACCGTCCACTCCGCTCGAACCAGCCAGACCGGCTGTTGACTTATCTCCTGGCTGTCAGTACAGCAGCGTGCccacagagggagacaaagacaaGGCGGTGTCTGACGAGTACATCACCAGCCTCTGA
- the kctd2 gene encoding BTB/POZ domain-containing protein KCTD2, which yields MAELHVVESSGTGTIEQPEQHRDVRGSVRLASPTLMVPPRSSQLSPGGGVSSGSGGRSVYGFPVKSNPSSPSEPVDKPGSRWVRLNVGGTYFITTKQTLCRDPKSFLSRLCQEDPDLDSDKDETGAYLIDRDPTYFGPILNYLRHGKLIMDKNLAEEGVLEEAEFYNIASLVRLVKERIRDNENRTSQGPVKHVYRVLQCQEEELTQMVSTMSDGWKFEQLISIGSSYNYGNEDQAEFLCVVSRELNNSTNGIVIEPTEKAKILQERGSRM from the exons atggctGAACTGCATGTTGTGGAATCGAGTGGCACTGGCACCATAGAGCAACCCGAGCAGCACCGCGATGTCCGGGGCTCTGTGCGCCTGGCGTCGCCCACTCTCATGGTTCCGCCGCGGAGCAGCCAGCTCAGCCCCGGCGGCGGGGTGTCGAGCGGCAGTGGCGGACGCTCGGTGTACGGGTTCCCGGTGAAGAGCAACCCGAGCTCCCCGTCCGAACCGGTAGACAAGCCGGGCTCACGCTGGGTTCGTCTGAACGTCGGTGGGACTTACTTCATCACGACCAAACAGACGCTGTGTCGGGACCCTAAATCTTTCCTGTCCCGACTGTGTCAAGAAGACCCCGACCTGGACTCCGACAAA GACGAGACTGGAGCCTACCTGATCGACAGGGACCCCACGTACTTCGGCCCCATCCTGAATTACCTTCGGCACGGAAAATTGATCATGGATAAAAACCTGGCTGAGGAAG GTGTTCTTGAGGAAGCCGAGTTCTACAACATCGCATCACTGGTGAGGCTGGTTAAAGAGAGGATACGGGACAACGAGAACCGAACGTCTCAG GGTCCCGTGAAGCATGTGTATCGAGTACTACAGTGCCAAGAGGAGGAACTCACACAGATGGTCTCAACCATGTCAGACGGTTGGAAGTTTGAGCAG CTTATAAGTATCGGCTCCTCTTATAACTACGGCAACGAGGACCAGGCAGAGTTTCTATGTGTAGTTTCCCGGGAACTCAACAACTCCACCAACGGCATCGTCATCGAGCCCACCGAGAAGGCCAAG ATCCTTCAGGAGCGAGGCTCGCGGATGTGA